The uncultured Ilyobacter sp. genome has a segment encoding these proteins:
- a CDS encoding BamA/TamA family outer membrane protein, producing MRKQLLVLLTFLFSLLAFGEDANYLVKEIEITNNREVPVEVVQSVMESRVGENYSTEKMVEDYKRIKKLSYIEDVVIYPKLYDAGIKLSIEIKEKNDSKKILENSGIIPLSERENIDKSLVVNSIEIYGNRYISREEILNMIPVKTGGYFSKRKVLEGQKNIINSGYFREVTPEVYKYGEGVLVRYNLTENPVITGINIYGNTVYSTEELMKGIKTEPGKIYNLNTLREDKDGILAKYHEAGYALTELANIGLNDSYELEIYLSEGVIRDIQFRKMVTKQKGARRKATDNVLKTKDYVIERNLEFKVGEVFDYNKYQESIKNLMKSGNFKNIKPEYKTIPGDPDGRIVVMLFDEERTAALQGSLSYGSEVGFLGSLSVKDTNYKGRGQDFGVTYEKSDSDYSKFSLNFQDPWIKDTDRISWGWSLYKSQYTDDDSYLFNDVNNYGFKVNAGKGLTKKVRVSLGTKVEYVTEDDEDGNRTDDYGLTSIFPAITYDTRNHFWNPTEGEYAKLQLEGGYAGGYEADPFGNITLELRKYHRGFWKTNTFAYRAIGGIMTDSTKESQRFRVGGGSTLRGYDGGYYKGTEKLTFTVENRSQINDVLGFVVFVDAGRAWNQDGRDPYYTNDGDIPDDIGVGAGVGMRLNTPLGPLRFDFGWPVGDTDQSGMQFYFNMGHTF from the coding sequence ATGAGAAAACAATTATTAGTACTACTTACATTTCTTTTTTCTCTTTTAGCTTTTGGTGAAGATGCAAATTACCTGGTTAAAGAGATAGAGATCACAAACAACAGAGAGGTGCCTGTGGAGGTTGTCCAGTCTGTTATGGAATCCAGGGTGGGAGAGAATTATTCCACCGAGAAAATGGTAGAAGACTATAAAAGGATCAAAAAGCTCAGTTATATAGAAGATGTGGTCATCTACCCGAAACTCTACGATGCTGGAATAAAACTCAGCATAGAGATTAAAGAAAAAAATGATTCAAAAAAGATTTTGGAAAATAGCGGAATTATACCTTTGTCTGAAAGAGAAAACATAGACAAATCTCTGGTTGTAAATTCAATAGAGATATACGGTAACCGTTATATATCAAGAGAAGAGATACTGAATATGATACCTGTGAAAACAGGAGGATATTTTTCCAAAAGAAAGGTCCTTGAGGGACAGAAAAATATAATTAATTCAGGATATTTCAGAGAGGTGACCCCAGAAGTATACAAATACGGAGAAGGGGTGTTAGTAAGATACAACCTCACAGAAAACCCAGTCATAACAGGAATAAATATCTATGGGAATACAGTATATTCTACTGAGGAACTTATGAAAGGGATAAAAACTGAACCTGGAAAAATATATAATCTGAACACTCTGAGAGAGGATAAAGATGGAATTCTTGCTAAATATCATGAAGCCGGATATGCCCTTACGGAACTTGCAAATATAGGGTTGAACGATAGCTATGAATTAGAGATATACCTGAGTGAAGGTGTAATAAGGGATATTCAGTTTAGGAAAATGGTAACAAAACAAAAAGGTGCCAGAAGAAAAGCCACAGATAATGTTTTGAAAACTAAAGACTATGTAATAGAGAGGAATTTAGAGTTTAAAGTAGGAGAGGTATTTGACTATAACAAGTACCAGGAATCCATCAAAAATCTCATGAAATCAGGAAATTTTAAAAATATAAAACCTGAGTACAAAACTATCCCAGGAGACCCAGACGGAAGAATAGTGGTTATGTTATTCGATGAAGAAAGAACTGCAGCTCTTCAGGGATCACTTTCTTATGGATCTGAAGTTGGATTCTTAGGTAGTTTATCGGTAAAAGATACAAACTACAAAGGTAGGGGTCAAGATTTTGGTGTGACTTATGAAAAATCTGATTCTGACTATAGTAAATTTTCACTTAATTTTCAGGATCCTTGGATAAAGGACACAGACAGAATATCTTGGGGGTGGAGTCTCTATAAGTCACAGTATACAGATGACGACAGCTACCTCTTTAACGATGTAAATAACTATGGATTCAAAGTGAACGCCGGAAAAGGACTCACTAAAAAAGTTAGAGTTAGCCTAGGAACAAAGGTTGAGTACGTAACTGAAGACGATGAAGACGGCAACAGAACAGATGATTACGGACTGACAAGTATCTTTCCAGCCATAACATATGATACTAGAAATCATTTCTGGAATCCTACAGAAGGAGAATATGCAAAACTTCAGCTTGAAGGTGGATATGCAGGTGGATATGAGGCAGACCCATTTGGAAACATAACTTTGGAACTGAGAAAGTACCACAGAGGTTTCTGGAAAACGAATACCTTTGCCTACAGAGCTATAGGTGGAATCATGACAGATTCTACAAAAGAATCCCAGAGATTCAGAGTAGGTGGAGGAAGCACTCTCAGAGGGTATGACGGAGGATATTACAAAGGAACAGAAAAACTGACATTCACTGTAGAAAACAGAAGCCAGATAAACGACGTATTAGGTTTTGTGGTATTCGTAGATGCAGGAAGAGCCTGGAACCAAGATGGAAGAGATCCGTATTACACAAATGACGGAGACATCCCCGATGATATAGGAGTAGGTGCCGGGGTAGGAATGAGACTTAATACACCTCTAGGACCGCTTAGATTTGACTTTGGATGGCCTGTGGGAGACACAGACCAGTCTGGAATGCAGTTTTACTTTAACATGGGACACACGTTTTAA